The proteins below come from a single Papaver somniferum cultivar HN1 chromosome 11, ASM357369v1, whole genome shotgun sequence genomic window:
- the LOC113323844 gene encoding E3 ubiquitin-protein ligase AIRP2-like isoform X2, with the protein MRKSYKDSLKALEADIQHANTLASIYPREYDELLFIRVLQVYADGKSTMSIDERKASIREFYAMIFPSLLQLERGITDVDDRKQKEVCAAKYKKKDELSKGKLSAVDIEREEECGICMEMNTKVVLPTCNHALCLKCYRDWRARSQSCPFCRHSLKRVNSGDLWIYTDSRDIVDMSSICRENLQRLFLYVDALPLIIPDPVFVPYDSHVR; encoded by the exons ATGCGAAAGTCATATAAGGATTCTCTTAAAGCTCTTGAAGCTGATATTCAACACGCTAATACACT TGCATCGATATATCCAAGGGAGTATGACG AATTATTATTTATAAG GGTTttgcaggtttacgcagatggcAAGAGCACTATGTCTATTGATGAAAGGAAGGCTAGTATTAGAGAGTTTTATG CGATGATATTTCCCTCTTTATTGCAACTTGAGAGAGGAATTACTGACGTTGATGACCGAAAACAGAAGGAAGTCTGTGCCGCGAAGTACAAAAAGAAGGATGAATTATCGAAGGGAAAACTCTCTGCAGTTGATATAGAGAGGGAAGAGGAATGTGGGATCTGCATGGAGATGAACACTAAGGTTGTGCTTCCTACATGCAACCATGCATTGTGCCTAAAATGCTACCGAGATTG GCGTGCACGGTCTCAGTCGTGCCCCTTCTGTCGGCATAGTCTCAAGAGAGTGAACTCGGGTGACCTGTGGATTTATACGGACAGCCGTGATATTGTCGACATGTCTTCCATATGCAGGGAGAACTTGCAAAGACTGTTCCTTTACGTAGATGCGCTTCCCCTCATCATTCCTGACCCTGTGTTCGTACCTTATGATTCTCATGTCAGGTGA
- the LOC113323522 gene encoding cytochrome P450 90A1-like, with protein sequence MEYYTSIPSSLLTPSSLITLITIIFLFIFRSSFPFNSSRKLQLPPGTLGLPFIGESLQIISAYKTENPEPFIDERVKRYGNVFTTHLFGKPTVFSTDPDVNRYILQNEGRLFESSYPSSITKLLGKHSLLIIKGNLHKKLHSLTTSFANSSIIRDHLLVDVNRLVKLNLNSWNDHVLLQDEAKKITFELTVKQLMSIDPGEYLENLRKEYVLLIEGFFSVPIPFFFATYGRAIKARRKVAESLLSVVRERRKENFASSNGGGGKKNKDMLEALIEEECGLSDEEIVDFMLALLVAGYETTSTIMTLVVKFLTETPLALAQLKEEHEKIAAEKGYSGSLQWSDYKSLPFTQCVINETLRVANIISGVFRKTTADVTIKGFTVPKGWTVFVSFRAVHLHQDNYKESRSFDPWRWQQNDLASMSSIGNGNSFTPFGGGPRLCPGYELSRVEICVFIHHFVTHFSWAPAEEDKLIFFPTTRTVKRYPINIQKRKCQIE encoded by the exons ATGGAGTATTATACTTCCATTCCATCTTCACTGCTAACTCCTTCCAGTCTAATTACTCTCATTACCAtcatcttcctcttcatcttccgTTCTTCGTTTccattcaactcatcaagaaaacTTCAACTCCCACCAGGAACACTAGGCTTACCGTTCATAGGAGAGAGCCTACAGATTATATCAGCTTACAAGACTGAAAACCCCGAACCGTTCATCGACGAACGTGTCAAGCGATACGGTAACGTGTTCACGACGCATTTGTTCGGTAAACCGACGGTTTTCTCAACCGAtcctgacgtgaatcggtatatACTTCAAAACGAAGGGAGATTGTTTGAAAGCAGCTATCCTTCTTCTATCACGAAATTGTTAGGAAAACATTCGTTGTTGATCATAAAAGGAAATCTTCACAAGAAATTGCATTCGCTTACTACGAGTTTCGCAAACTCGAGTATCATTCGCGATCATTTGCTTGTTGATGTTAACCGACTCGTTAAACTCAATTTGAACTCTTGGAATGATCATGTTTTACTACAAGATGAAGCTAAGAAG ATAACATTTGAACTGACAGTGAAGCAGCTGATGAGTATTGATCCAGGGGAATACTTAGAAAACTTGAGGAAAGAATATGTACTTCTCATCGAGGGGTTCTTTTCTGTTCCTATTCCCTTTTTCTTCGCCACTTATGGTAGAGCCATCAAA GCTAGAAGGAAAGTAGCTGAGTCACTTCTATCGGTGGTCAGggagagaaggaaagaaaattttgctagtagtaatggtggtggtggtaagaaGAATAAAGACATGCTAGAAGCTTTGATAGAGGAAGAATGTGGGTTAAGTGACGAAGAGATTGTGGATTTCATGCTTGCTTTGTTAGTAGCTGGTTATGAAACTACTTCCACCATTATGACTCTTGTTGTCAAGTTTCTCACCGAGACTCCTCTTGCTCTGGCTCAACTCAAG GAAGAGCACGAGAAGATTGCAGCAGAAAAGGGTTACTCAGGATCCCTGCAATGGAGCGACTACAAATCTCTTCCTTTTACCCAATGT GTGATAAATGAGACGCTGCGGGTTGCTAACATTATAAGCGGCGTGTTTAGGAAAACAACGGCCGATGTCACTATTAAAG GTTTTACGGTTCCGAAGGGCTGGACAGTTTTTGTTTCGTTCAGGGCTGTGCATCTGCACCAAGACAACTATAAAGAATCTCGTTCGTTCGATCCTTGGAGATGGCAGCAGAACGATTTGGCATCAATGTCAAGTATTGGGAACGGTAATTCATTCACGCCATTTGGAGGAGGTCCGCGGCTATGTCCAGGATACGAGCTTTCCAGAGTTGAAATCTGTGTTTTCATCCACCATTTCGTTACTCATTTCAG CTGGGCTCCGGCCGAAGAAGACAAGCTCATATTTTTCCCCACCACAAGAACTGTCAAACGGTATCCTATAAACATCCAAAAGAGAAAATGTCAAATTgaatga
- the LOC113323844 gene encoding E3 ubiquitin-protein ligase AIRP2-like isoform X1 codes for MRKSYKDSLKALEADIQHANTLASIYPREYDGACVQMKLSYSPVAHIFLFFVQWTDCNLAGALGLLRIIIYKVYADGKSTMSIDERKASIREFYAMIFPSLLQLERGITDVDDRKQKEVCAAKYKKKDELSKGKLSAVDIEREEECGICMEMNTKVVLPTCNHALCLKCYRDWRARSQSCPFCRHSLKRVNSGDLWIYTDSRDIVDMSSICRENLQRLFLYVDALPLIIPDPVFVPYDSHVR; via the exons ATGCGAAAGTCATATAAGGATTCTCTTAAAGCTCTTGAAGCTGATATTCAACACGCTAATACACT TGCATCGATATATCCAAGGGAGTATGACGGTGCGTGTGTTCAAATGAAATTGTCTTATAGCCCTGTTGCACACATATTTCTCTTTTTTGTACAATGGACTGATTGTAACCTTGCTGGTGCACTTGGGTTGCTTAGAATTATTATTTATAAG gtttacgcagatggcAAGAGCACTATGTCTATTGATGAAAGGAAGGCTAGTATTAGAGAGTTTTATG CGATGATATTTCCCTCTTTATTGCAACTTGAGAGAGGAATTACTGACGTTGATGACCGAAAACAGAAGGAAGTCTGTGCCGCGAAGTACAAAAAGAAGGATGAATTATCGAAGGGAAAACTCTCTGCAGTTGATATAGAGAGGGAAGAGGAATGTGGGATCTGCATGGAGATGAACACTAAGGTTGTGCTTCCTACATGCAACCATGCATTGTGCCTAAAATGCTACCGAGATTG GCGTGCACGGTCTCAGTCGTGCCCCTTCTGTCGGCATAGTCTCAAGAGAGTGAACTCGGGTGACCTGTGGATTTATACGGACAGCCGTGATATTGTCGACATGTCTTCCATATGCAGGGAGAACTTGCAAAGACTGTTCCTTTACGTAGATGCGCTTCCCCTCATCATTCCTGACCCTGTGTTCGTACCTTATGATTCTCATGTCAGGTGA